The genomic interval CAGCCGCTCATCAACCGCATTTTCGGCCTCGGCGATGTCGAGAGTTGCCACGTCGCCGGCTCCTGAGCTGCGCTCAGTACGCGACCGGTGACGACGCACCGAGCAGGCCAGGTGAGAGCGCTGTGTGCCTGCCTGCCTGCCGCACGCTCCTACTGAGGAGTGTGTGCGCGGTCCAGATACGGCGCTCGCCCGCTGCTAGCGGCAATGTGCTACAATAGGCTCCAGAGAAACTCACTCTCAGCGCGAGGAGCCTTCGTGATTGAGCAGCAAGCCGCACCCACACACGGCGCCCCATCTAGTCCCGTCCGCTATTTGCAGTTTGAGCATCTGCTCCAGTTCCCAACTCTCGTCCATGCTATCTTTACTCGCCACGGAGGCTACAGTCAGCCTCCCTGCGCCAGTTTAAATGTCTCTTTTAAGGAAGATCAGCCGGAGGCTGCAGCGGCCAACCGCCTGCTCGCACTGCAGGCCCTTGGTCTGGAAGCCTGGCCCTGCGCCACGGTGTGGCAGATCCACAGCGCCGAGGTGGCCCTTTTTGAGGGCGCTCACTGGGAAGACTGGCTTCTGGACTGGCCTTATCGGGCCGTGGAGGTGGCTGGTCGCCAGGTGGTCTGGACCCCTCGCCCCCGTCGCAAGGCCGATGCCATTATGACAGCGGAGCGCAATGTGGTCCTGGCGATGTCCTTCGCCGACTGCCTGCCGCTGCTCTTTTATGATCCCCAGCGCCAGGTCATCGCCCTGGCGCATGCCGGCTGGCGCGGCACAGCACGCGGGATCGCCCTGACAACGGTTGAGGCCCTGCATCGGCATTTTGGCAGCGCTCCTGAGAATCTGCTGGTCGGTATCGGACCAGGCATCGGCGCCTGTTGCTACACGGTAGATGAGCCGGTGCGCGATCTGTTCTATGGCCGACGCGAGTTTGCTGAGCTGCCTGTCCGCCCAGACCTGCGTAACCTGGTAGCCGAATCTGCCGTATTCTCTCTGGTACCTGCCTCCCAGGACTCAGCGGCTCCGTCTGATGAGCCACAGCTCCGTCTGGATCTGTGGGAGACGAACCGGCGGCAGCTCTTGCTGGCCGGGGTGAGGGCTGAGCATATTGCGCTCGCTGGTCTCTGTACGGCCTGCCACCAGGCGGACTTCTTTTCGTATCGCGCTGAGCGGGGACGCACGGGCCGCTTCCCGGTGCTGATGGCGCTGCGGTCCGAAGGGGCCTGAGTCCACTCCCCAGGAGCGAGATCAGCAGGACGATGGCCAGACGAGGAGCAGAGAGGCTGAGGCCGAGAGCGTCCGCCTGCCTGGCCTGTGACTCCGGCTGCGACAAGGAGGCCTGACCTGGAGTAGAGGGCAGGAGGGTATAGGCAATGATGACAGAGTCGTATGCCTATGGCACGGAAGAGCAGTTACAAGAACGGCTGGCGACTAATCTGGCGCGAGTACGCAACAGGATAGCCGAGGCCGCTGCACGAGGAGGCCGCCACCCGGAGGAGATCACGCTCGTGGCGGTCTCCAAGACGTTTCCTGTCGAATTTGTGAAGATAGCGTATAATCTTGGCGTGACCGATTTCGGCGAGAACCGGGTGCAGGAAGCCTTGCCGAAAATCGCTGCTTTCCACCCCCCTACGCTACGCTGGCACATGATTGGTCGCCTGCAAAGCAATAAGGCGAAGAAGGTGGCCGAGGCCTTCGATTGGGTGGAAAGTATCGAGAGCTGGCATAGCGCTCAGGTCCTCAATCGCCATGCCGCCAGCCTGGGGCGGCGCATCCCCATCCTGCTGGAGGTGAATGTGGCCGGCGAGAGCAGTAAGGGCGGCGTCGGCCCGGATGAGCTGCCCGAGTTCGCCCGCCAGGTGGCCGCTCTCCCTCAGCTGGAAGTCCAGGGCCTGATGACGGTGGCTCCCCTGGTGAGCGATGCCGAAGAGGTGCGCCCTGTTTTTCGAACCTTGCGTCAGCTACGCGAACGTCTGCGCACGCTGCTGCCGCAGTGCCCCTGGCAGCACCTTTCTATGGGCATGACCGATGACTACTGGGTCGCAATCGAGGAAGGCGCCACTATCGTGCGCATCGGGCGGGCGATTTTCGGCGAGCGCCCGCGACAGTGAAGGATTTGACGATGAAACCTGGTGATTTTCTTTTCAGCCGCCGCATGCGGCAGAACCACGCGCTGGAGCACGCGACGGTCACCATCCTGAGCCGCATGGTGCCCGATCTGCGCGTCTCCGCTCGCGCGACAACCGATGGCTTTTTGATGTTCGGCAGCGACGTTGATTTGGAGGTCTTGCGCCACGCTGCGGAGGAGGCTCTCCAGCGCCTTCAGGCCGGCGAGGCCGAGCTGGCGATTCACCCCAACTGCGGCACCAATCTGGCCGTGGGGATCTCGCTGGTGACCATCGGCACCATGCTGGGCTTTGCTTCTTCGCGGACACGTACACGGGTCACTTCGACGGTCCTTTCTTCTCTGGCCGGGCTGCTGGCAGCGCGCCCCCTGGGGGAGCTGGTCCAGAAATATGTGACCACTTTGCCGGACCTGCGCGGCGTGCGCGTGACCGAGATCAGGCGCCGGAAGATCTTCGGCTTTCAGGTGATTGAGGTCCGTACTGCTCAGGAGTGATGCTATTATGTTTGGTCTGCCGATCCCAATCCTTCATTGGATTGTTCAGTATGGCATTGGCCTGATCCTTTTTACGCTGGTCTTGCGGGCCATCGCTTCGTGGTTCGGCCTGGATGAGCGCTATGGCTTTTTCCGCTTCCTTGCGAGTTACACCGATCCGTTCATCAAGCCAGTGCGCCGGCTGGTGCCGCCGATCATGTTCATCGATGTCTCGTTCATGATCACCATGTTCCTGCTGTATACCCTGATGGTGCTGCTGCTCCAGGCATTACCTCCAACATGGTAGCTTCTTG from Thermogemmatispora onikobensis carries:
- a CDS encoding DUF6391 domain-containing protein, giving the protein MKPGDFLFSRRMRQNHALEHATVTILSRMVPDLRVSARATTDGFLMFGSDVDLEVLRHAAEEALQRLQAGEAELAIHPNCGTNLAVGISLVTIGTMLGFASSRTRTRVTSTVLSSLAGLLAARPLGELVQKYVTTLPDLRGVRVTEIRRRKIFGFQVIEVRTAQE
- a CDS encoding YggS family pyridoxal phosphate-dependent enzyme, encoding MMTESYAYGTEEQLQERLATNLARVRNRIAEAAARGGRHPEEITLVAVSKTFPVEFVKIAYNLGVTDFGENRVQEALPKIAAFHPPTLRWHMIGRLQSNKAKKVAEAFDWVESIESWHSAQVLNRHAASLGRRIPILLEVNVAGESSKGGVGPDELPEFARQVAALPQLEVQGLMTVAPLVSDAEEVRPVFRTLRQLRERLRTLLPQCPWQHLSMGMTDDYWVAIEEGATIVRIGRAIFGERPRQ
- a CDS encoding YggT family protein; translation: MFGLPIPILHWIVQYGIGLILFTLVLRAIASWFGLDERYGFFRFLASYTDPFIKPVRRLVPPIMFIDVSFMITMFLLYTLMVLLLQALPPTW
- the pgeF gene encoding peptidoglycan editing factor PgeF; the protein is MIEQQAAPTHGAPSSPVRYLQFEHLLQFPTLVHAIFTRHGGYSQPPCASLNVSFKEDQPEAAAANRLLALQALGLEAWPCATVWQIHSAEVALFEGAHWEDWLLDWPYRAVEVAGRQVVWTPRPRRKADAIMTAERNVVLAMSFADCLPLLFYDPQRQVIALAHAGWRGTARGIALTTVEALHRHFGSAPENLLVGIGPGIGACCYTVDEPVRDLFYGRREFAELPVRPDLRNLVAESAVFSLVPASQDSAAPSDEPQLRLDLWETNRRQLLLAGVRAEHIALAGLCTACHQADFFSYRAERGRTGRFPVLMALRSEGA